A genome region from Anopheles stephensi strain Indian chromosome 2, UCI_ANSTEP_V1.0, whole genome shotgun sequence includes the following:
- the LOC118507405 gene encoding uncharacterized protein LOC118507405 produces the protein MDGEGPPELVTSNSCRNDKKLVAFIIERRMRLIEVVMPMVMFFSNVKENFRALWFYNNYDCNIPPNASRPLTTAYRKRRHQERLNMLIAYSTPGSQLNVGGYLKRAHISFFNKEDFYCLYNIYHAKKANLTFVEFSSSVPRLYNSALVRGSGSIYPSPLKERLVVSCFSLVECRDSTNYGRHLNARQNLARGDTALREMPFVSLLIKDLWMRCHHCLIYAPFVLIPCQSCSLALFCSETCRDLAHEEYHSMECTIMPILLGQYSSMEIFALRLTIRVYKMFPGTSDALDAYIRNLSDDVNENEYSTPSPKPDYRKIYGLTTNRKHLSRQSLTNDGLKAVSLARMLVRKHGLPNSFVKLLAELTVRHLHILRVNALVLHCSVDEPSKDEYSSILSINRRCNYVCG, from the exons atggaCGGCGAAGGCCCTCCCGAGCTCGTAACATCGAACAGCTGCCGTAACGATAAGAAGCTGGTGGCGTTCATAATTGAGCGCCGAATGAGACTAATCGAAGTGGTGATGCCAATGGTGATGTTTTTTAGCAACGTGAAGGAAAACTTTCGTGCATTGTGGTTTTACAATAACTACGATTGCAATATTCCTCCGAATGCGTCTAGACCTTTGACCACGGCGTATCGGAAAAGGCGACACCAGGAGCGACTGAACATGTTAATCGCCTACAGCACTCCCGGCTCCCAGCTCAATGTGGGGGGATACCTGAAGCGAGCTCACATCTCATTCTTCAACAAGGAAGACTTCTACTGCTTGTACAACATATATCATGCAAAGAAGGCCAATCTGACCTTTGTAGAATTCAGTTCTTCCGTACCACGGTTGTACAATAGCGCGCTAGTTCGGGGATCGGGGTCCATTTATCCATCCCCACTTAAAGAACGCTTAGTCGTGAGCTGCTTTAGTCTTGTGGAGTGTAGAGATTCAACTAACTATGGCCGTCATCTAAATGCTCGTCAGAACCTGGCCAGAGGAGATACGGCACTACGCGAGATGCCATTTGTGAGTTTACTTATAAAGGACTTGTGGATGCGATGCCACCATTGCCTGATCTACGCACCGTTCGTACTCATTCCGTGCCAATCTTGCTCGCTGGCGTTGTTTTGTTCAGAGACCTGTCGTGATCTTGCCCACGAAGAATACCATTCAATGGAGTGCACCATTATGCCAATCCTTCTTGGGCAGTATTCATCCATGGAGATTTTCGCTCTGCGTCTTACAATCCGTGTTTATAAAATGTTCCCCGGTACGTCGGATGCACTCGATGCGTACATTCGTAACCTATCCGATGACGTCAACGAAAATGAGTATAGCACGCCTAGTCCGAAGCCAGATTATCGGAAGATCTACGGACTGACAACCAACCGGAAGCATTTGTCCAGACAATCACTGACCAACGATGGACTGAAAGCAGTCTCGCTGGCTAGGATGCTCGTGCGAAAACATGGTCTTCCAAACAGCTTTGTGAAACTGCTAGCCGAACTGACTGTGCGCCATTTGCACATCCTCCGTGTCAACGCTCTCGTCCTGCATTGCTCCGTGGACGAACCTTCGAAGGACGAGTACAGCTCGA TATTGTCTATCAACCGACGGTGCAATTATGTTTGTGGCTAA